The region TAGGGAACTATTCAACACACTTGCCAGCAGCGCCCGAGATTGATAGAGAATTTCCTCCGTTTGCTGCCGCGTTTCAATTTCCTGCTGCAGGCGAGTGTTTTGTTCACAGAGCTGCTGCCGCTGCCGCTGAATGGTGAGATGATTTTCCAGTCGGGCTAGCACCTCTTCCACCTGAAACGGTTTACTGACATAGTCCGATCCGCCCACCTGGAAAGCACGCACCTTATCGAGGCTGTCATCAAGGGCGCTGAGGAAAATCACAGGAATGTGACTTGTTTTAGGGTCGGCTTTGAGCGACGTACAAACCTCATACCCATTCAGATTAGGCATGTTAATGTCGAGCAAGATTAAGTCTGGCAGGCGAATATCAATGGCATTGAGAGCCATTTCGCCATTGGTTGCCTTGCGAACTTTATAACCCTGTTCAATGAGCAAGGTTGACAGAAGACGAATGTTATCCGGTT is a window of Candidatus Obscuribacterales bacterium DNA encoding:
- a CDS encoding response regulator; the encoded protein is MTSAPHPSAKADILVVDDQPDNIRLLSTLLIEQGYKVRKATNGEMALNAIDIRLPDLILLDINMPNLNGYEVCTSLKADPKTSHIPVIFLSALDDSLDKVRAFQVGGSDYVSKPFQVEEVLARLENHLTIQRQRQQLCEQNTRLQQEIETRQQTEEILYQSRALLASVLNSSL